From the Flavobacterium galactosidilyticum genome, one window contains:
- a CDS encoding ABC transporter ATP-binding protein, whose product MIHTKNLHKYYDQLHVLKGVDLHIQKGEIVSIVGASGAGKTTLLQILGTLDKPSVENGIELRINNEDILTMNDKTLSKFRNLNLGFIFQFHQLLPEFTALENVCIPAFIANKPKQETEIEAKKLLDYLGLSHRINHKPNELSGGEQQRVAVARALINKPAIIFADEPSGNLDTASAENLHQLFFKLRDELGQTFVIVTHNEELANMADRKLVMVDGQISN is encoded by the coding sequence ATGATACATACTAAAAATCTACATAAATATTACGATCAACTACATGTTTTAAAAGGAGTTGATTTACATATTCAAAAAGGAGAGATTGTTTCCATTGTGGGAGCTTCAGGTGCAGGAAAAACTACACTTTTACAAATCCTTGGGACTTTAGATAAACCTTCTGTGGAAAATGGAATAGAATTACGAATCAACAATGAAGATATTCTGACTATGAATGACAAAACATTATCTAAATTCAGAAATTTGAATTTAGGTTTTATCTTCCAGTTTCATCAGTTACTTCCTGAATTTACAGCTTTAGAAAATGTCTGTATTCCGGCATTTATCGCTAACAAACCCAAACAAGAAACCGAAATAGAAGCCAAAAAATTATTAGATTACCTTGGGCTTTCGCATCGAATTAATCATAAACCTAATGAATTATCTGGTGGAGAACAACAGCGTGTAGCAGTAGCCAGAGCATTAATTAATAAACCGGCTATCATTTTTGCTGATGAGCCATCTGGGAATTTAGACACTGCTTCTGCAGAAAATTTGCACCAACTTTTTTTCAAATTAAGAGACGAATTAGGTCAGACTTTTGTGATTGTGACTCACAATGAAGAATTAGCTAATATGGCTGACAGAAAATTGGTTATGGTTGATGGACAAATTAGTAATTAG
- a CDS encoding TIGR02757 family protein, translated as MTQSELKDFLDEKVIQYNTFDFIESDPVQIPHLFSQKEDIEIAGFLSATIAWGNRKMIIKNSHRMMDLMGNAPYDFVMSHTENDLETLESFVHRTFNGGDFSTFIRSLKHIYQNHGGLENVFNKHQEAGSMQKSIHELKKLFFEIPHQKRSQKHISDPLNNSAAKRINMYLRWMIRQDNKGVDLGIWKDIPPSALSCPLDVHSGNVARKLGLLTRKQNDGKALVELDLQLRKLDANDPVKYDFALFGLGVFEGF; from the coding sequence ATGACTCAATCAGAACTCAAAGATTTTCTTGACGAAAAAGTTATTCAATACAATACATTTGATTTTATAGAAAGTGATCCCGTGCAAATTCCGCATTTATTTTCACAAAAAGAAGATATTGAAATTGCAGGTTTTCTAAGCGCAACTATTGCTTGGGGAAACCGTAAAATGATCATAAAAAACTCGCATCGCATGATGGATTTAATGGGAAATGCTCCTTACGATTTTGTTATGTCACATACTGAAAATGATTTAGAGACTTTAGAATCTTTTGTACATAGAACTTTCAACGGTGGTGATTTTTCCACTTTTATTAGAAGTTTAAAGCACATTTACCAAAATCATGGTGGACTAGAAAATGTTTTCAATAAACATCAAGAAGCAGGTTCTATGCAAAAAAGCATTCATGAACTCAAAAAGTTATTTTTTGAAATTCCACATCAAAAGAGGAGTCAAAAACATATTTCGGACCCGCTAAATAATTCCGCAGCGAAACGAATCAACATGTACCTTCGATGGATGATTCGACAAGATAATAAGGGCGTAGATTTAGGAATATGGAAAGACATTCCACCATCGGCATTATCATGCCCATTAGATGTGCATTCGGGAAATGTAGCACGAAAATTAGGGCTATTGACTCGAAAACAAAATGACGGTAAAGCACTTGTAGAATTAGACTTACAACTTCGAAAACTAGATGCAAATGATCCTGTTAAGTATGATTTTGCTTTATTTGGATTAGGCGTTTTCGAGGGTTTTTAG
- the msrA gene encoding peptide-methionine (S)-S-oxide reductase MsrA encodes MEIREGLEVATFAGGCFWCTEAVFLELNGVKSVVSGYIGGKTINPTYKEISNGDTGHAEAIEITFDPTKISFGELLEIFFATHDPTTLNRQGNDVGTQYRSEIFYHNAAQKQLSEDYIALMTTENTFGKPIVTKISGASTFYEAEDYHQNYYNQNKTQGYCSYVITPKIDKLKKMYQDKLKK; translated from the coding sequence ATGGAAATAAGAGAAGGATTAGAAGTAGCGACTTTTGCAGGAGGATGTTTCTGGTGTACGGAAGCAGTTTTTTTAGAATTGAATGGAGTAAAAAGTGTAGTTTCTGGATATATTGGTGGCAAAACAATAAATCCTACTTATAAGGAAATTAGCAATGGCGATACTGGTCATGCTGAAGCGATCGAAATTACTTTTGATCCTACAAAAATAAGTTTTGGAGAGTTGCTAGAAATATTTTTTGCAACACACGATCCCACGACTTTAAACCGTCAAGGAAATGATGTAGGCACACAATACCGCAGCGAGATATTCTATCATAATGCTGCACAAAAACAATTATCAGAAGATTATATTGCTTTAATGACTACCGAAAATACTTTTGGAAAACCAATTGTAACAAAAATTTCTGGAGCGTCTACTTTTTATGAAGCAGAAGATTATCACCAGAACTATTACAATCAGAACAAAACGCAAGGATACTGCAGTTATGTTATAACGCCTAAAATTGATAAACTGAAGAAAATGTATCAAGATAAGCTTAAAAAATAA